Proteins encoded together in one Bactrocera neohumeralis isolate Rockhampton chromosome 4, APGP_CSIRO_Bneo_wtdbg2-racon-allhic-juicebox.fasta_v2, whole genome shotgun sequence window:
- the LOC126754656 gene encoding uncharacterized protein LOC126754656 encodes MNENYSKDCLGLCLRISALHQTWKWLHQTIALHEYLISVTAASSAGNHCDKNLMYFKVAKEHKKN; translated from the coding sequence ATGAATGAGAATTACAGCAAAGATTGTTTGGGGCTTTGTTTAAGGATATCCGCACTTCACCAAACGTGGAAGTGGTTGCATCAAACAATCGCGTTACatgaatatttaatatctgTAACTGCAGCAAGCTCGGCAGGAAATCACTGCGATAAGAATTTGATGTATTTCAAGGTCGCCAAAGaacataagaaaaattaa